One stretch of Parafrankia irregularis DNA includes these proteins:
- a CDS encoding IclR family transcriptional regulator, with product MTARNTVIPADTRSDRVSPPTRRVIRILELLGAHPDRSWTLAEVARELGLVPSTALAILNELRHSALVVRDESDKSYTPGPALLALGKAADARFPALRALAHQLEPLSRSLGYGCSIHMRDHDELVMAHRFGPSERFVEAVIGVRYPFAPPFGLLITAWASDEDRAAWQARTPRVARHLDLPDLLAHTRRRGFGVEGIGLLTPSAILSVIADLDDDAAARPGRTSAPAAASAASAAAPSAAAAGSVPADGPAGEPAPFGPAPEDIQYGFGSIIEDQSYVVGLIGAPVFDSSGRTRFIVFLHLGGEALPGARVNAIGAALAARTAEATRRLHGLFPPDYPDWTSEPVRPASA from the coding sequence ATGACGGCGCGCAACACGGTTATCCCCGCCGACACCCGTAGTGATCGGGTGTCACCACCGACGCGACGGGTGATCCGCATCCTGGAGCTTCTCGGCGCCCACCCGGACCGCTCGTGGACCCTCGCGGAGGTCGCCCGGGAGCTCGGCCTCGTCCCGAGCACGGCGCTGGCGATCCTCAATGAGCTGCGTCACTCGGCGCTGGTGGTCCGGGACGAATCCGACAAGAGCTACACCCCGGGCCCCGCGCTGCTCGCCCTCGGCAAGGCCGCGGACGCCAGGTTCCCGGCCCTGCGCGCGCTCGCCCACCAGCTCGAACCGCTCAGCCGGTCACTCGGCTACGGGTGCTCGATCCACATGCGCGACCACGACGAGCTCGTCATGGCGCACCGTTTCGGCCCGTCGGAGCGCTTCGTCGAAGCGGTGATCGGCGTCCGGTACCCCTTCGCGCCCCCGTTCGGCCTGCTGATCACCGCCTGGGCGTCGGACGAGGACCGCGCGGCCTGGCAGGCCCGCACGCCGCGGGTCGCGCGGCACCTGGACCTGCCCGATCTGCTGGCCCACACCCGACGCCGTGGCTTCGGCGTCGAGGGGATCGGCCTGCTCACCCCAAGCGCGATCCTCTCGGTGATCGCCGACCTGGACGACGACGCGGCGGCCCGTCCGGGACGCACCTCCGCGCCCGCCGCCGCCTCTGCCGCGTCTGCCGCCGCTCCCTCCGCGGCCGCCGCTGGGTCCGTCCCCGCCGACGGGCCCGCGGGTGAGCCCGCTCCTTTCGGCCCAGCCCCGGAGGACATCCAGTACGGCTTCGGGTCGATCATCGAGGACCAGTCCTATGTTGTCGGCCTGATCGGGGCGCCGGTGTTCGACAGCTCGGGCCGGACCCGGTTCATCGTCTTCCTGCACCTGGGGGGTGAGGCGCTACCCGGTGCCAGGGTCAACGCCATCGGTGCGGCGCTCGCCGCGAGGACGGCGGAGGCGACTCGCCGCCTGCACGGCCTCTTCCCTCCGGACTACCCGGACTGGACGTCCGAACCCGTCCGGCCGGCAAGCGCCTGA